The sequence below is a genomic window from Sorangiineae bacterium MSr12523.
GCGTCGTTCCTCGGCCGGCGCGAGATGGCCCTGGACGAAGTCCATCAGCTCCTCCTCGGTGACGTGGGCCTCAGTCATGGCCATCCTCCAATGCCGTGCGAAGCGCGCGGCGTACGTCGCACAACGTCTGTCGCAAATGCTGCAGTGAGATCCCCAGGCGCCGAGCCACCTCGGCATGGGGCGCCGTCGGCTCCTCGTAGACGGCGAGAAAGATGCGCCGTGCGGCCGGTGCGCATGCGCGGAGCGCCCGCTCGACGGTGCGCACGTCCGCGCGGGCCAAAACGCGCGGCTCGTCCTCGTAGCCCTCGGGCCCGGCCAACCCGCGCAGCAATTCCCGCTGCCGCACCTGCTGCCGCCCCTCGTCGCGTGCGAGGAACTGCGCCTGTCGAATGGCGAGGCCGGGCAGCTCCAGGCTCGTCAGCTTGCCCTCCCGATGCCGCTCCATGAGCGTCAGCCAGGTGCGCTGGGCGAGATCACGTGCGCGATCGGGCGACAGGCCCATCGCGAGAAGCGCCAGAAACACGGACCGATCGTGGCGGGCGATGAGCTCGTTCCAGAGATCCGCGTCGAGTCGTTCCAGCGCCACGAGATTCACAGAGCATGGAACGAACGGCCCGCCCGCACATAGGGGCGGCTACCCGATGATTTTCGGAAACGCCTCCCGGATCCCGTCGAGGATGAACTGCATGGCCAGTGCCGCGAGGATGAGTCCCATGATGCGGCCAATCAAATTGATGCCGGTGCGCCCCAACACGCGGGCCACCACGGGGGCCGAGCGAAGCACCAGAAAGGTGATGAGCGCCACCGCCCCGATGGCCATGAAAATGGCCGCGTGCTGCGCGGGGCCTTCGGCTTTGCCGACGAGGACCATCGTCGTGGCGATGGCGCCCGGCCCGGACAAGAGCGGAATGCCCAACGGAATGACCCCCACGTCTTCCTTCGTCTCGGCCTCGGTGCGCTCCGCTTCCGTGCTGCGCAAGTCCGAGTCCTTGGCGCGCATCATCTCGAGCCCGAGGCCGAAGAGAACGATGCCGCCGGCAATCTTGAATGCCGAAAGCGTGATGCCGAAGAACTTGAAAATCAGCGTCCCGGCGAGCCCGAACGTCAACAGCAGAACGAGCAGCGTGACCGCTGCACGAAGCGCGGTACGGCGCTGTGCCTCGGGCGGCTGCGCGCCCACGAGCGCGAGAAAAACCGGGAGCGCCGCAAAGGGGTCGACGATGGAAAAGAGCGACCCGAAACAGAGCAAAGCATAGGTCGCGAGCGCCACGCCGCCTCAAATAGTGCCAAGTCTGAAAAAATGCACCCCCGTAGACGAAGTCTCGTCAGAGCCGGGCGATTTCGCCGAAGATGAAGGCGTGGCGAAACCCGTGACGATGCCGCTTCGAGCGCGTGGCGCGGCGCTGACCGCGTACGGCGACAAGCGCGACGGCGACGAAGTCACCATCGAGGGTGACATCGACCGGGTCACCTTCGAGAACGCCGAATCCGGCTTTCGCGTGATCAAGCTCGCGCGGGAAGGCGCCGAGCCGCTGACCGTGGTGGGCGTCTTTCCGCAGGTCACCGCGGGCACCCGCGTTCGCGTGCGCGGCCGCTTCGAACGCGATCGCAAACATGGCGAGCAGCTGCGTGCGCTTTCCGTCACCGAGATGCTCCCGACGACCTTGGTCGGCGTCGAGCGCTACCTCGGCTCCGGGCTCATCAAAGGCATCGGCGAGGGGTACGCCAAGAAGATCGTTGCCCAGTTCGGGATGGATACCCTGCGCGTGCTCGACGAGGAGCCGGAGCGCCTCGCCGAGGTCGACGGTCTTGGAAAAAAGCGCTCGGAAACCGTGGCCAAGGCCTGGCGCGAACAGCGGGCGGTGCGCGACGTCATGGTCTTTCTTCAGGCCCACGGTGCATCGGGCGCCTTGGCGGGGCGCATCTACAAGCGGTATGGCGCGGATGCCGTGCGCATCGTCTCCACCGAGCCGTACCGCCTCGCCATGGACGTGTGGGGCATCGGTTTCAAAACCGCCGATCGCATCGCCCAGGAGCTCGGTGTGGGGAGCAACTCGCCCGCACGGATGCAGGCCGGGCTCCTGCAGACGCTGAACGATGCGCTCGAGGCGGGCCACACGTGCGTGTCCGTGGACGACGCCATAGGGCGCGCGATGCAGCTCCTCGGATTCGACCCCGACGATGCCGCATTGGCCGAGCACGTGCGCGAGGCGCTTCGGGCCTTGGTGCGAGGGCACTACGCCGTGGCCGAGCTCGCGGACGGCGAGCCGCTCGTGTTCCTCACGAAGATTCACGCCGCCGAGGTGCGCGTCGCGCAGCGTCTGCTCGAGCTCACGCGGGCCAGCGCGCGCGAGCTCGGCGGGGCTGCTCAGGCCATGACCGAGTTCGAGCGCACCGCCGGCGTGGAGCTCGCGCCCGAGCAGCGCGATGCCGTATCGCGTGCGGCCGAAAACCCCGTGCTCGTGGTCACCGGAGGCCCCGGCGTGGGCAAGACGACCATCGTGCGCGCGATCCTATCGGTCCTCGAACGCGAGAGACTCGAGGTGCGGCTGTGCGCGCCCACCGGCCGCGCGGCCAAGCGCCTCGCGGAATCCACGGGCCAGCGCGCTTCGACGGTGCATCGGCTGCTCGAGTTCGAACCGAAGCGCGGCGAGTTCAAGCGAAACCGCGCCACCCCGCTCGAGTGCGACGTGCTCGTCGTCGACGAAGCGTCGATGATCGATTTGCCCATGGCCGATGCCATCACGCAGGCGCTCTCCGACGGCACGCGCTTGATCCTCGTGGGCGACGTCGATCAGCTCCCCAGCGTGGGGCCCGGCGCCGTCCTGCGCGACGTCATCGCCTCGGGCGCGGTGCCCTGCGTCCGCCTTACGCAGATCTTCCGCCAGGCCGAGCAAAGCCTCATCGTCCAGAGTGCCCACCGCATCAACATGGGCGAGCCGCCCGTGGCCTCGAACCGCCCCGACGCGGACTTTTTCCTCGTCGAGCGCGACTCGGCGGAGGCTGCGCGTGACACCATCGTCAAGCTGCTCACCCAGCACATTCCACGTCGCTTCGGCATGGACCCGCGCCACGATGTGCAGGTGCTCACGCCGATGCACCGCGGGGCGGCCGGCACCATCGTCCTGAACGAGGCCTTGCAGGCGGCGCTCAATCCGAGCGGGCCGCAACTCACGCGCGGTGCGCGCACGTACCGGTTGCATGACAAAGTCATGCAATTGCGCAATGACTACGACCGCGAAGTGTACAATGGCGACGTCGGCATCATCATCGAGGTCAACGCGGAACAAGAGACCCTCACCGTCCGTTACGACGACGAGCGCAAGGTCGTGTACGAAGTCGGCGATCTCGACGAGCTTGCGCTGGCCTATGCCGTGAGCATCCACAAATCGCAGGGGAGCGAATATCCGGCGGTGGTTTTGCCCTTCGTCACCGCGCATTTCGTCATGCTATCGCGCAATCTTCTTTACACTGCGGTCACCCGCGGCAAACGCCTCGTCGTTCTGGTGCACGATCCACGTGCTCTTTCGCTCGCGCTGGCCGAAGATCGGCGCGGGGAACGCCGAACGCGCCTCCAGGCGCGTCTTCGCGGTTGACGCCCCGGCCAACGCTGGTCACGCTGAGAATCGCCATGATCAAACGCCTCTTCGTCGGCCTCGTCTTGGGGCTCGTGATGGGCTCGCTCGTCGCCGCCGTCGTCGTGAAGGGGCTCGGTTTGACGTTGTTTTCACCGGCGCTCGCCTACGTTTTCGCGGCGGCTACGGGTGTCATCGTGGGGTTGGTCGCGGGCAAGCCCATCTGGGCGCAGGGAGGACAAATCGAGGCGGGCCTCAAGGCCGGCTTTGGCGCACTCGTGGCCGGGGGCCTCATGTACGCCATGCGCCGGTGGCTTCAGCTCGATGTGGACCTTTCGGGCTTTGGCGCGGGCGCCGGCTCGGTGTCGGAGCTTCCTGCCACCTCCCTCCCGCTCATTGCCGCCGTCCTGGCCGGTTTCTACTCGGCGGACAACACACCGGAGCCCGCGGGCGAGGGCAAGACGGAGTCGAAGCCGCGTCTGGCTACGAAAAAAGACGGCCCCAAGACCCGCATCGCCTCCAGCGAGGACGACGAGGACGACGCCGCCGACGTTTTGCCGGGAAAGCGCACGAAACGATAGAGGCTTTCTGCGGCTTTTCTTCGTCTCGCTTACCCGAGCAGTGCTCTAGGATGCCTCGCTCCAATGCGAACGGGGATCGGCAGGTGGAGCGTGAGCGCGGGGGCGACCCTCCTTTGCGTGTCGGTTGCCCATGCCGCGGAGCCGACCGATTCCAACAAGGCGCGCTGCGCCGCCTCGTACGAAGCCGCGCAGGTGCTGCGGCGCGAAGAGCGGCTCTCCGCCGCGCGGGCCGAGCTTCTCGTGTGCGAGGAAACCTGCCCCGAGAAGCTCGCCGAGGATTGTGCGAAGTGGCGGGACGAGCTCGCGCACCTCATGCCCACCGCGCGCTTTTTCGTGCGCGATACCGAGGAACGGTCGCTCGGGGGAGTTCGCGTATCCATCGATGGGCATGCCATCGACGGCGCGGCGGATGATTCGTCGATTCTCGTAGAGCCAGGGCGACACGTGTTTCGGTTCGAGCGCCAAGGCTATTTCCCTGCGGAGGTGCGCGCCGAGTTTCACGTCGGCGAACGCGATCACGTGGTGCATGTCGTTCTCGCGCCCGTGGATGCTCCGCCCCCCGCACCGGCGCCGCGGCCCGCCGAACGCGCGAGCCGCACGCCGTCGTACGTCCTCGGCGGCATCGGCGTGGCGGCGCTGGCGACGGCGGGAGGGCTCGCGATCAAGGGCTACGCCGACCGCGAATCCTTGCGCGATTCGTGTGCTCCCTACTGCGATCAGGCGGACATCGACTCGATTCGCACCTTGTGGTGGGTCGCCGGCGGTGTGGCCGCAGCCGGTGTCGCCTCCATTGGCGTGGCCATCGTCCTCTGGCCGCGCGAGTCGCCGTCGAAAGCCACTGCGACCCTCGCCCTCGGGCCCCGTTCCGTCGCGCTCACGGTTCCGTTTCGCTGACCCTCCGTCAACGGACGCCGTGGCGCACCATCAAGCGGTGCACCAACTGGCGCGAAATCCCCATGTCCGTGGCCGCACGGGCCACGTTGCCCTCGTGCGCGTGCAGCTTCTCGCGCAGGTAACTCGCCTCGAACCGATCGATCACGCGCTCGCGCGCATCGCGCCATGGCATCCCGAGCAGCGCATCGAAGTCGCGCCTCGCTTCGCCCTCCACGCCGTGAAATTCCAATGCGCGCTCGCCCATGTGCGGAAAGAGCAGGAGCCGCGACACCGTGTTTCGCAACTCGCGCACATTGCCCGGCCAATGGTGACTGGCCAGCATTTCCAAGGCGCCATGCGGCAAGTCGAGCACAGTGCGCGCGGGGATCTCCGACGCGAGAAATCGCTCCACGAGCAACTCGATGTCGTCCGTGCGTTCGCGCAGCGGTGGCACCATGCACTCGAACACCGCGAGGCGAAAGTACAGATCCTGCCGAAACTCGCCCGCGGCGACCGCCGCGTGAAGATCGCGATGGGTCGCCGCAACGATCCGGGCATCGAAGCTTCGCCATTCATTGGAACCGACGGGACGGTACTGCTTCGTCTCGAGGGCCCGCAGCAGCTTCGGTTGCTGATCGAGCGGCAGCTCGCCAATTTCGTCGAGAAAGAGCGTGCCCCCGTCGGCGGTGGCGAGGATGCCCGTGCGGTCCGTGTCGGCGCCGGTGAAGGCTCCTCGCACGTGACCGAAGAGCTCCGCTTCGAAGAGCGCCGGCGTGATGGCCGCCGTGTCGAAGATGACGAACGGTCCATCCGCGCGCGGACTCACATCGTGGATGGCCCGGGCCAAAAGCTCTTTGCCGGTGCCCGACTCACCGCGCAACAGCACCAACTCGGGCGATTGCGCGGCCTGATACAGCCGGTGAAAGAGCGCACGCATCACGGTGGAACCTCCGAGCGCGCCGCCGAAGCTCGCCTCCGGCCAGAGCGGAATTTCCGATGGCTCGCCCGTGACACGGATGCGCAAGCTCACCCCGCCGATTTGCAGAACGTGGCCCGGCGCCACGTAAGCTTCCTGGACGCGGATGTTGCTGACGAACGTCCCATTCTTGCTTTGAAGATCGCGGACGAGTATGCCCTGCGGCGTGATGCGGAACAGACAGTGACGCCGGGACACCGCAGGATCGGTCACGATGAGATCGCAATCGTTCCCCGTGCCCACGACCAAGGGGGCCAACCCGAACGGACGCGACACTTCCTGCGTGCTCGCCATGTTGGCCACCAGGACGAGGGACGGCAGGCTGGCCCGCCGGCGGTCGATGAGGGTGAGCGTCGTCGATTGGCTCATGGCGTGATAGGGTACCAATTGTGAGACGTATCGACCGGTACGTACTCCATGAAAAAATTGCCTCCGGCGGGATGGCGTCCGTGTACCTCGGCCAGATGGTCGAGGAAAATGGCCTTTTGCGCACGGTGGCCATCAAACGGCTCCACCCCCACGTGGTCGAGATGACGGGTGCGCACGCCATGTTCATGGACGAAGCGCGCCTCAGCGCACGAGTTCGGCACCCGAACATCGTGGCGACGCTGGCCGCGGCCCAGCACGGGCACGAGCTGCTGTTGGTCATGGAGTACGTGCACGGCGTCTCCCTGTCCTTCCTCGAGTCGCGCGCGCGCGAGGCCGAGGCGCGGATGCCCTTGCCGATCGTGAGCACCATTTTGGTGAACGTGCTCGAGGGCCTCCAAGCTGCGCACGATGCCACGGACGAAGGAGGCGAGCCTTTATTCATCGTGCACCGCGATGTCTCTCCGCAAAACGTGATCGTCGGCGAGGACGGGCGTTCGCGCGTGTTGGACTTCGGCATTGCGAAAGCCGCCGTGCGCCTGCAAACCACGCGCGAGGGCAGGGTAAAGGGCAAGCTGCGGTACATGGCACCGGAGCAGGTGTTGAACGACGCCGTCTCGTCTCGGACCGACGTGTACGGCGCGGCGGTCGTGCTGTGGGAGCTGCTCACCGGCCAGCGGCTTTTCGACGCGGCGAGCGAGGGCGCCATCGTGGCCAAGGTTCTCGAGGGCGTGGTGATTGCGCCGAGTCGCTTCGCGCGCGAGGTGCGGCCGGAGCTCGAGGCCATCGTGCTGCGCGGGCTCTCGCGCAATCCGGAGGAGCGCTTCCCCTCGTGCGGGGAGATGGCTTCGGCCCTTCGCGCCGTGCTGCCGCCGGCGGAGCAGCACGTCGTCGCCGAGTACGTGCGCGAGCACGCGGGGCATCTGCTCCGCGATCGCGCGGCCCTCATCGCGCAAATCGAGGGGGCCGGGCCCGATGGAAGCTTGCGGGCGGTGGCCTCGCCCGTGGTGAACGAGGCGGCGGGGACTTTGACGGTGCATGCGCCCCGGGCTCAGACACCGTTGTTCGAGCCCACACCGGTCGCGCGCAAACCGAAGCGGGGACGCACGGTCGCCATTGCATCGGCCGCGGTGCTGGGCATGGCGGGCCTTTCGACCTTCGCGCTGCGGGCCCGCACCGTCTCACCCGAGCCGAGCCCGCCCGCGCCCTCCGTTGCGTCGGCGGCCGCGTCGGCGCCGGTGCTCGTTGCATCCTCCGCGCACGCGGCACCGCCCGAGCCGGCGCCTCCTCCTCTTGCCCCCGATGCGGAGGCGCCGAAGGCGAAAGCCGTGCGGCCACCGCCTTCGGCTTCTGCACCGCCGCGGGTGCGCCCTTCGGCCTCGGCGAGCGCTCCACCGCGACCCGACAAGTCCGAGAACTGCGATCCCATGTTCATCGTCGGCGCCGACGGCATCCGGCGCGTCAAACCGGAGTGCCTCTGATGCCGCCGTTTCGGCTTCTTCTTTACGCGGCCAGCTTGGGCGCGGTGCTCTTTTCCGTGCGCGCCATGCTCATCGCCACGCCACCGCTCTGGGTGTCGGCCTGCGTCGCGCTCGCGTATGTCGGTTTGATCCTCGGCGGCGTCTTCGTCTTGCGGTGGCGTGCATACGTGGACGCGATCATCGCTGGCCCGCCCCGCGCGCGCGGTGTGGTGCTCACCTTCGACGATGGGCCCGATCCGGAGTGGACGCCGCGCGTGCTCGATGCACTCGAGCGCGCGAATGCCGTGGCGACGTTCTTCGTCATCGGCAAGAAAGCCGAGCAGCACCCGCAACTCGTGCGCGAGATCCTCGCCCGCGGCCACTCCGTGGGGCTGCACTCCTACGCGCACGACCGTCTCTTTTCCCTGCGTAGCGAGCGGCGCGTCCGCGACGATCTCGCGCACGCCATGCAGGTGCTCGCCGATATCCTCGGCGAGGCCCCCGCGCTGTTTCGTCCGCCGATCGGCCACACGAACCCCATCATCGCGCGGGTGGCCGACGCCATGGACCTCACCGTCATCGGGTGGAGCGTGAGCGGGCACGACGGGCTCGCGCGCGCCGATGCCGAGCACGTGGTGCGCCGTATCCGTCGCGGGCTGCGTGACGGTGCCATCGTTCTTTTGCACGACGCCGCGGAGCGGGGCACCCACGAGCCGGCCGGCGTCAAAGCCCTGCCTGCGGTGCTGGCCGCCATCACGGACGCACAGCTTCCCGTCGTGCCGCTCCGGAGCTTCCTCGCCGAAGAGTGCGAAGAGTGCGAAGACTAGAAGAGTCGTCGCCATATGCCTCGACGACCTTGCCGTGATAGGACCGCGGGACTACCTTTTCGCTATTGAAAGTGGTTTTCAACAGCCCTCCATGAGCGTCGCACCTCCCTTATTTCTCGGCGAGACCCACGTGGGCGTGACGGTGCGGGTCGTCGCGTTGGAGCTGGAACACGACTTCGTCGAGTGGCTTCGCGCCGTGGGCATCCACGAGGGCGTCCGCGTGACCGTGCTGCGCCGCGCCCTTTTTGGCGGCCCGATTCACGTGCGCACGGGCGCCGGGGGCGAGTTCGCGTTGAACCGGCAGCTCGCGCGCTCGATCCGCGTCGAGGAGGCACACCCATGAGTGCGACGCCCTGTCACGGCGAGGCCGTGGGATCCAAGGACGCGGCGGCCGCTTCGCATGGCAAGCCATTGGTCGCCCTCGTGGGCCGGCCAAATTCGGGCAAGTCGTCGCTCTACAATGCGGTGACCGGTGCGCGCGCCCACGTCGGCAATTTTCCTGGGATCACCGTCGACATCTTGGAGGCCGACATCACGCTTCCTGGCGGCCTCGCCGTATCCATGGCCGATCTGCCCGGGTTTTACACGCTCGAATCGGTGATCGATCCGGCCACGGACGAGGGCATTGCACGCCGCGTTCTCGATCAGGCCGTGGCCGAGGAGCGGCATCTGCTCGTGGTCCAGGTGATCGACGCCACGCAGCTCGCGTTGGGCTTGCGCCTGACGCGCGAGCTCTCCGCGCGTCCCTTCCGCCTTCTCGTCGTGGTTTCGCAGAGCGACGTGCTCGATGCGCAAGGCCGCTCCTTGGACGTGCACGCGCTTTCCGAGGCCATTGGGCTGCCGGTGCTCGCGGTCAGCGCGCGCGATCCCGCGACGTCGGCCAAGGTGCGTGAGGCGGCGGCCAAGGAGCTCGAGCGCGATTGGGATGGCGCATGGCGTGGGAAGCCTTCGTGGGAACCCGATGCGGTCGCCTCCAAAGTGATCTCCGACGTGGAATCCGCGAGCTCCGCGGCGCGACGACGGCGCGAGTTCACCTCCCGCGCCGATCATTGGCTTTTGCACCCCGTGCTGGGGCCCATCCTTTTTCTATCGATCATGGCGCTGGTGTTCGCCGCGGTCTTCCTCGTGGCCGATCCGACGACGAACCTGCTCGACGCGGCCATGGGCGCGCTCGGGGCGCGCGCGTCGAAGCTCCTGGGCGAAGGTCTTCTCGCGTCGTTCGTGGCGGATGGCCTTTTGGGCGGTGCGGGAACCGTGCTCGCGTTCATGCCGCAGATCGTGATCCTCACCGTGGCGATGGAGCTGCTCGAGGCGACGGGCTACCTCGCGCGGGGCGCATTCCTCGTCGATCGGCTGCTGCGCCTTCTCGGGTTGAGCGGTCGCTCGTTCGTCCCGCTGCTCATGGGCCACGCGTGCGCCGTTCCCGCGATTTCGGCAACGCGCATCGTGCGCGATCCGCGCGAGCGTCTCACCACGATCCTGGTGCTGCCGCTCATGACGTGCTCGGCGCGCATTCCGACGTACGCGCTGGTGCTCACCACGTTTTTCCCGGCGGGCAGCGCCTTCTTCAAGGCCTGCATCTTCGTGGGCCTGTACTTCGCGGGTATCTTCTCCGGCTTGATCGCGTCCTTCGTGCTGCGCCGCACGGCCACCAGCGGCCGCACGTTGCCGCTGGTGCTGGAGATGCCCGCCTACCGCGCGCCGCAACCGCGCGTGCTCCTTCGTCAAACGGTGCGCGCGTCGGGTCGCTTCCTCAAGGAGGTGGGCACTACCATTCTGGCCGCCTCCGCGGTGCTCTGGGTTTTGCTCACCGTGCCCGCTCCGTTCGGCCCGCGTGGGGCGATCGCGGACGATCCGTCGGTGCCTGCCCGCACGATGACCCTCGAGCATAGCGTCGGCGCGATGGTGGGCCGCACCCTCGAGCCCATCACGTCGCCGGTGGGTTTCGATTGGCGCATCAACGCGGGCCTCATCGGCTCGTTCGGCGCGCGCGAGCTGATGGTCAGCACCATGGGCATCATCTACGGCATCGAGGACGTGAGCGACGATCCGGCGCCGCTCTCCGAGCGCATGCGCGTTGCCAAAAAGCCCGACGGCGCCCCCGCGTACACCGTCCGCACCGGCCTCGCGCTGCTCGCCTTCTTCCTCTTCGCGTGCCAGTGCATGAGCACCGTCGCGGCCATCCGCCGCGAAACGAAGAGCATCCGCTGGCCCCTTTTCGTCATCGGCTACACGTACGTCATCGCCTACGTCGCCGCGTTCGCCGTCTACCAGATCAGCGGTATCTTCTTCGCGGGCAGCTGATCAGAACTTGATCGCAGGCAGCGTGATGAGCGTCTCGCCCGGTGCCACGGGGTTCGGCGGGGCCACGGACGGCGGCATTTCGTGCGCCGCCGGGATGGGATAGACGGGGCCCTCGCCCTTCAACAACTTGAGGAGCGCGATGGCTGCCGCAGTGATGGCCGGCTTGGCCTCGCCGTCGGTATCCAGTGCGTCGATGGCGTGGGCCAACAACGTTTCATCCAGCGTCCTCAGGGCGTCCTTGATCGGATCGCGGAACACGGACGGCAGATCGCGCAGCACGGGATCGCGTGCGAGGGCTCGATCGATCGGATCGGTGGTGTCCTCCGTGAGATCGGGGATCGTGTCGAAAGGCGAACGCGGCGTGTTGCTCATCGCCGAAACCGTAGGCGATTATAGCTGCGTAGGCGGGGGATTTCGTGCGGCGTTGGCAAAGAGATGCGGCACCCCCGCCGAGTGGCCTTTGCTGTACGAGGCGCAAAAGAGCACCAAATGCCACGGGAGCACGATGAAGGGCCACACGAAGTTGGCCGTCACGATGTTCACCGCTGCACGCGTCAGCAGCTCTTTGCGGGTGCAGGGCGGGCAGGCGATGCCCGTGCGCCGCTGCATGTAGAAAAAGACGAAGAGGAACACGAACCAATTGGCGTACGTGTATTTCTTGATGCTGTTCGACGGCTGCCCGCACACGGGGCAGGGGAGCAGATCTCTGGTCTCGTGCTCGCGGTACGGGTGCCCCGCGTGTGCGTGCGACCCCGGGTACGGCTGGGCGCCATAGCCTTGCTGCGCATACGGCGTCTGCTGCGGGTATGGCGCGCCATAGCCCTGCTGCGCATAGGCATCGCTCGCCGCTGGCGCATAGGCCTGTGGCTGCGCGTACCCCTGCTGTGCGGCGTACCCTTGCTGCTGCGGATACGAGGGCTGCTGCTGCACGTACGGCGGTTGCCCGTACGGCTGCGGATAGCTCTGCTGCTGCGGTGGCCCGTACCCCTGCTGCTGCGGGTAATAGCCTTGCTGCTGCTGCGGGTAACCTTGCGGCGCGTACCCCTGCTGCTGCTGTTGCTGCGGATACTGGCCCTGCTGTGCGGGCATGGCCACGGTGCCGGGGATCGGGGGCTTCGGTGCGCCGGATGAACCGGTCGCAGACTGAGGAGTCGATGGCTGATGAGGCCTATGAGGGCCGCGAGGCCCGAATGAAGCTTCGGACATAGGGGTCGAGTCTACCTTACGTCAGGTGGCGACGCCCTAAGGCATTGCTCAGACTCGAATGCCGAACGCCTCTTCGACGACACGCGCCACCCCGCCACCCTCGTCGCTCGTCTCGGGGAGCACGTCGGTGGCAGCATTTTTCACTTCATCGGGGGCCTGGCCCATCGCAAAGGAGCGGCCCGCCTTGGTGAGCATCGGAATGTCGTTCAGCCAATCCCCGACACTCACGGTCTCTTCCAGGGAAATGCCGTGGTGCTCGGCGATCCACTCCAGCGCGGAACCCTTGTTCCCGCCGCTCGCCCGCACGATGAGGCCCCAGGCGCCCAAAATGCGCCGAATCGGAAACA
It includes:
- a CDS encoding sigma-70 family RNA polymerase sigma factor, with protein sequence MALERLDADLWNELIARHDRSVFLALLAMGLSPDRARDLAQRTWLTLMERHREGKLTSLELPGLAIRQAQFLARDEGRQQVRQRELLRGLAGPEGYEDEPRVLARADVRTVERALRACAPAARRIFLAVYEEPTAPHAEVARRLGISLQHLRQTLCDVRRALRTALEDGHD
- a CDS encoding MarC family protein; amino-acid sequence: MALATYALLCFGSLFSIVDPFAALPVFLALVGAQPPEAQRRTALRAAVTLLVLLLTFGLAGTLIFKFFGITLSAFKIAGGIVLFGLGLEMMRAKDSDLRSTEAERTEAETKEDVGVIPLGIPLLSGPGAIATTMVLVGKAEGPAQHAAIFMAIGAVALITFLVLRSAPVVARVLGRTGINLIGRIMGLILAALAMQFILDGIREAFPKIIG
- a CDS encoding ATP-dependent RecD-like DNA helicase; protein product: MAKPVTMPLRARGAALTAYGDKRDGDEVTIEGDIDRVTFENAESGFRVIKLAREGAEPLTVVGVFPQVTAGTRVRVRGRFERDRKHGEQLRALSVTEMLPTTLVGVERYLGSGLIKGIGEGYAKKIVAQFGMDTLRVLDEEPERLAEVDGLGKKRSETVAKAWREQRAVRDVMVFLQAHGASGALAGRIYKRYGADAVRIVSTEPYRLAMDVWGIGFKTADRIAQELGVGSNSPARMQAGLLQTLNDALEAGHTCVSVDDAIGRAMQLLGFDPDDAALAEHVREALRALVRGHYAVAELADGEPLVFLTKIHAAEVRVAQRLLELTRASARELGGAAQAMTEFERTAGVELAPEQRDAVSRAAENPVLVVTGGPGVGKTTIVRAILSVLERERLEVRLCAPTGRAAKRLAESTGQRASTVHRLLEFEPKRGEFKRNRATPLECDVLVVDEASMIDLPMADAITQALSDGTRLILVGDVDQLPSVGPGAVLRDVIASGAVPCVRLTQIFRQAEQSLIVQSAHRINMGEPPVASNRPDADFFLVERDSAEAARDTIVKLLTQHIPRRFGMDPRHDVQVLTPMHRGAAGTIVLNEALQAALNPSGPQLTRGARTYRLHDKVMQLRNDYDREVYNGDVGIIIEVNAEQETLTVRYDDERKVVYEVGDLDELALAYAVSIHKSQGSEYPAVVLPFVTAHFVMLSRNLLYTAVTRGKRLVVLVHDPRALSLALAEDRRGERRTRLQARLRG
- a CDS encoding sigma 54-interacting transcriptional regulator — encoded protein: MSQSTTLTLIDRRRASLPSLVLVANMASTQEVSRPFGLAPLVVGTGNDCDLIVTDPAVSRRHCLFRITPQGILVRDLQSKNGTFVSNIRVQEAYVAPGHVLQIGGVSLRIRVTGEPSEIPLWPEASFGGALGGSTVMRALFHRLYQAAQSPELVLLRGESGTGKELLARAIHDVSPRADGPFVIFDTAAITPALFEAELFGHVRGAFTGADTDRTGILATADGGTLFLDEIGELPLDQQPKLLRALETKQYRPVGSNEWRSFDARIVAATHRDLHAAVAAGEFRQDLYFRLAVFECMVPPLRERTDDIELLVERFLASEIPARTVLDLPHGALEMLASHHWPGNVRELRNTVSRLLLFPHMGERALEFHGVEGEARRDFDALLGMPWRDARERVIDRFEASYLREKLHAHEGNVARAATDMGISRQLVHRLMVRHGVR
- a CDS encoding serine/threonine protein kinase; translated protein: MRRIDRYVLHEKIASGGMASVYLGQMVEENGLLRTVAIKRLHPHVVEMTGAHAMFMDEARLSARVRHPNIVATLAAAQHGHELLLVMEYVHGVSLSFLESRAREAEARMPLPIVSTILVNVLEGLQAAHDATDEGGEPLFIVHRDVSPQNVIVGEDGRSRVLDFGIAKAAVRLQTTREGRVKGKLRYMAPEQVLNDAVSSRTDVYGAAVVLWELLTGQRLFDAASEGAIVAKVLEGVVIAPSRFAREVRPELEAIVLRGLSRNPEERFPSCGEMASALRAVLPPAEQHVVAEYVREHAGHLLRDRAALIAQIEGAGPDGSLRAVASPVVNEAAGTLTVHAPRAQTPLFEPTPVARKPKRGRTVAIASAAVLGMAGLSTFALRARTVSPEPSPPAPSVASAAASAPVLVASSAHAAPPEPAPPPLAPDAEAPKAKAVRPPPSASAPPRVRPSASASAPPRPDKSENCDPMFIVGADGIRRVKPECL
- a CDS encoding polysaccharide deacetylase family protein, which produces MPPFRLLLYAASLGAVLFSVRAMLIATPPLWVSACVALAYVGLILGGVFVLRWRAYVDAIIAGPPRARGVVLTFDDGPDPEWTPRVLDALERANAVATFFVIGKKAEQHPQLVREILARGHSVGLHSYAHDRLFSLRSERRVRDDLAHAMQVLADILGEAPALFRPPIGHTNPIIARVADAMDLTVIGWSVSGHDGLARADAEHVVRRIRRGLRDGAIVLLHDAAERGTHEPAGVKALPAVLAAITDAQLPVVPLRSFLAEECEECED
- a CDS encoding FeoA domain-containing protein, which encodes MSVAPPLFLGETHVGVTVRVVALELEHDFVEWLRAVGIHEGVRVTVLRRALFGGPIHVRTGAGGEFALNRQLARSIRVEEAHP
- a CDS encoding ferrous iron transporter B is translated as MSATPCHGEAVGSKDAAAASHGKPLVALVGRPNSGKSSLYNAVTGARAHVGNFPGITVDILEADITLPGGLAVSMADLPGFYTLESVIDPATDEGIARRVLDQAVAEERHLLVVQVIDATQLALGLRLTRELSARPFRLLVVVSQSDVLDAQGRSLDVHALSEAIGLPVLAVSARDPATSAKVREAAAKELERDWDGAWRGKPSWEPDAVASKVISDVESASSAARRRREFTSRADHWLLHPVLGPILFLSIMALVFAAVFLVADPTTNLLDAAMGALGARASKLLGEGLLASFVADGLLGGAGTVLAFMPQIVILTVAMELLEATGYLARGAFLVDRLLRLLGLSGRSFVPLLMGHACAVPAISATRIVRDPRERLTTILVLPLMTCSARIPTYALVLTTFFPAGSAFFKACIFVGLYFAGIFSGLIASFVLRRTATSGRTLPLVLEMPAYRAPQPRVLLRQTVRASGRFLKEVGTTILAASAVLWVLLTVPAPFGPRGAIADDPSVPARTMTLEHSVGAMVGRTLEPITSPVGFDWRINAGLIGSFGARELMVSTMGIIYGIEDVSDDPAPLSERMRVAKKPDGAPAYTVRTGLALLAFFLFACQCMSTVAAIRRETKSIRWPLFVIGYTYVIAYVAAFAVYQISGIFFAGS